A stretch of the Flavobacterium aquiphilum genome encodes the following:
- a CDS encoding UDP-2,3-diacylglucosamine diphosphatase, translating to MKRKRKIPLVVLSDIHLGTYGCHAKELLQYLKSINPQTLVLNGDIIDMWSFTKSYFPAAHMNVLRHIIKMSNLGTRVIYITGNHDEALRKYSDFILGNFELVDKLTLDLDGKKAWIFHGDVFDSSTKGYAKILAKLGGKGYDLLILINSMINWFLILIGKEKRSYSKMIKDSVKKAVSFISNFETMAAEVAIQKKYSYVVCGHIHKPQMREVENEHGKVLYLNSGDWIENLTALEYKKQKWSLYEYKSEHYKDIETNEEKVDSDIVNKILS from the coding sequence ATGAAAAGGAAAAGAAAGATTCCACTAGTTGTTTTGAGTGATATTCACTTAGGCACTTATGGCTGTCACGCCAAAGAATTATTACAATATTTAAAATCGATTAACCCGCAAACATTGGTTCTCAATGGCGACATCATCGATATGTGGAGTTTTACCAAAAGCTACTTTCCGGCTGCCCACATGAATGTGTTGAGGCATATCATAAAAATGTCCAATCTTGGCACAAGAGTCATCTACATTACAGGAAACCACGACGAAGCATTACGCAAATATTCCGATTTTATTTTGGGTAATTTCGAATTGGTCGACAAGCTGACACTCGATTTGGACGGCAAAAAAGCTTGGATTTTTCATGGTGACGTTTTCGATTCTTCGACCAAGGGTTATGCCAAAATACTCGCAAAACTAGGCGGAAAAGGATATGACTTATTGATTTTAATCAACAGCATGATTAATTGGTTTCTAATTCTGATTGGCAAAGAAAAAAGAAGCTATTCCAAAATGATTAAGGACAGTGTCAAAAAAGCGGTTTCCTTCATTTCAAACTTTGAAACTATGGCTGCCGAAGTCGCTATCCAAAAAAAATACAGTTATGTCGTTTGCGGGCATATTCACAAACCACAAATGAGAGAGGTAGAAAACGAGCACGGAAAAGTATTGTACCTCAACAGTGGCGATTGGATTGAAAACCTTACGGCATTGGAGTATAAAAAACAAAAATGGAGTCTTTACGAGTATAAATCGGAGCATTACAAAGACATTGAAACCAATGAGGAGAAAGTTGATAGTGATATTGTCAACAAGATTCTTTCTTAA